In Spirosoma aureum, a single genomic region encodes these proteins:
- a CDS encoding energy transducer TonB — MLKSDTPALTLDEIIFQTRNRAYGAFDLRLHYRSALTRALGFGIGLFLLGLSAPTLYNLFWPHNLLVDKPVMTEVTLTKLAEPPVEQPIKIPPVEQAPSVKTVRNLPLVVMPEEEVIVETLPPTTEQFQDATSGTQTAEGTGDVDIIAAPEATAPTVVEKAIEAEPKPDELFISVEQNPEYPGGLEAMRKFLSKNLSYPRSAASAGVSGRVYVSFVVNSDGSLTDVQVLKGIGFGCDEEATRVIQKMPHWKPGKQSGRAVRVKFNLPISFTLE, encoded by the coding sequence ATGCTTAAATCCGATACTCCTGCACTCACCCTTGACGAGATCATTTTCCAGACTCGCAACCGGGCTTATGGCGCCTTCGATTTGCGCTTACATTACCGATCTGCACTCACCCGTGCTCTGGGATTTGGCATCGGTCTGTTTTTATTAGGTTTATCTGCTCCTACTTTATATAACCTGTTTTGGCCCCACAATTTACTGGTGGACAAGCCAGTTATGACAGAAGTAACGCTAACGAAACTGGCGGAACCACCCGTTGAGCAACCGATAAAAATACCACCTGTCGAACAGGCTCCGTCGGTCAAAACCGTTCGCAACCTGCCGCTGGTTGTGATGCCTGAAGAAGAGGTCATTGTGGAAACTCTCCCCCCTACCACGGAGCAATTTCAGGATGCAACCTCAGGCACTCAAACTGCGGAAGGAACTGGCGATGTTGACATCATTGCCGCACCTGAAGCCACGGCACCAACTGTTGTAGAGAAAGCCATCGAAGCAGAACCTAAACCTGATGAGTTATTTATCAGCGTCGAACAAAATCCCGAATATCCCGGAGGACTTGAGGCTATGCGAAAATTCTTGTCTAAAAATTTAAGTTATCCTCGTTCGGCGGCTTCGGCTGGAGTTTCGGGCCGGGTTTATGTAAGTTTTGTTGTCAATTCGGATGGTAGCCTGACCGATGTACAGGTACTAAAAGGTATTGGATTTGGGTGCGATGAAGAAGCAACCCGCGTTATCCAGAAAATGCCCCACTGGAAACCGGGCAAACAATCGGGCAGAGCGGTTCGGGTAAAATTCAACTTACCGATAAGCTTCACGCTCGAGTGA
- a CDS encoding two-component regulator propeller domain-containing protein, with protein sequence MIAFVWILLLCGVCRTSIAQSPYAFCRPELIHYTRQTYNAYHQNWGVAQHRQTRFLYFANSKGLLEFDGSSWRTYELPGKQKVRSVAIDEQGRVYTGALGEFGYWSPGPLGELVYHSLADRVKEKSFRNEEIWNILVTSQGILFQSFAFIYRYQKGQVQLLQPPGNILFVHQAHDKLLLEVLDKGLYELKGDRYKLITGSEFLGRETINTILPLGDNELLIGTERAIYRYDGNLFRPFNEQLNAFIQQNRLNRGLVVGPDLYAFGTLLNGVLLTNAAGQIRYHFSQKNGLQNSTVLAMCQDAEGNLWVGLDKGIDLINLNSPIRYFSDNEGDLGTLYDMAQYADNLYLGTNQGVYYKPLVRNDEPFRLISGTQGQVWDLAVIDGELLCGHNKGTFKIQGSQAQLLNSITGGWVLHRLNRHPDLLIQGTYTKLCIYQKNSQGRWTFSHTVDGFSAPVRQLEEDADGTIWVNKAPNQGLQRLRLSADLRRVEATKEYSDADFHGPAVNLCRIQQHIVVTSEKGLLAYDASSDRFISAQSVYPWLGATARKLFPVSDAELFLLRQDGTLSWTRQGTSPVGDIPVKTNEWVEEYENIVPLDTNYIAICRENGFALLPRKELAQLVGGAVRRPVIRSVSVVDGPASNYIFQGPAPLLSFSHRQANLFITFSTPYYTRPAKYSYWLENNMETWSPYLSIHQKEFSNLPPGQYKLHLKSNLNAEESTLAFEIRPPWYWTAWSKIVYLFLMGGLLKLFYQLHLRRVAVQQNRIREKLEEKLRHQEEQSQREIILLQKEQLEQGLIQKSEELANSTMSLIQKNELLVKLKDELDRVKARSGNKLSGEDFQRINTLIEANISTDQDWKLFEANFNKVHEQFLKHLIENYPDLSQGDLKLAAYLRMNLSTKEIAQLLNITHRSVELKRYRLRKKLDIEGDINLSEFMIKY encoded by the coding sequence TTGATAGCCTTTGTCTGGATTCTACTGTTATGCGGAGTTTGTCGGACTAGTATTGCTCAGTCTCCCTATGCATTTTGTCGTCCGGAGTTGATTCACTACACCCGGCAAACCTATAATGCCTATCACCAGAATTGGGGTGTCGCCCAGCATCGTCAGACTCGATTTTTGTATTTTGCAAACTCGAAAGGACTACTTGAGTTTGATGGAAGTAGCTGGCGAACCTATGAGTTGCCTGGAAAGCAAAAAGTACGTTCGGTTGCTATTGATGAACAGGGGAGAGTTTATACGGGGGCGCTTGGTGAATTTGGCTACTGGTCGCCGGGGCCATTGGGCGAACTGGTCTATCACTCGCTGGCCGATCGGGTTAAAGAGAAATCCTTTCGGAATGAAGAAATCTGGAATATTCTGGTCACTTCCCAGGGAATCCTGTTTCAGTCATTTGCCTTCATTTACCGCTATCAAAAAGGGCAGGTTCAACTCCTTCAGCCACCCGGCAATATTCTATTTGTCCATCAGGCTCATGATAAGCTATTGCTCGAAGTGCTCGATAAAGGGCTTTATGAATTAAAAGGTGATCGGTATAAGCTGATAACGGGGAGCGAATTTCTGGGACGAGAAACTATAAATACCATTTTACCCTTGGGTGACAATGAACTCCTGATAGGCACAGAACGGGCTATTTACCGCTATGATGGTAATCTGTTTCGCCCCTTCAATGAGCAGCTTAATGCATTTATTCAACAGAACAGGCTCAATAGAGGGCTGGTCGTTGGGCCAGATTTATATGCTTTTGGTACACTGTTGAACGGGGTTTTACTAACCAATGCTGCGGGGCAGATTCGCTACCACTTCAGTCAGAAGAATGGCTTGCAGAATAGTACCGTTCTGGCAATGTGCCAGGATGCAGAAGGCAATCTTTGGGTAGGGCTGGATAAAGGTATTGATCTCATTAACCTCAACTCCCCAATTCGCTATTTTAGCGATAATGAGGGCGATTTGGGGACACTCTATGATATGGCACAATATGCTGACAATCTGTATTTAGGGACAAATCAGGGAGTTTATTATAAGCCGCTCGTTCGAAATGATGAACCCTTTCGCTTAATTTCCGGAACGCAGGGCCAGGTTTGGGATCTTGCTGTGATCGATGGCGAGTTGCTGTGTGGCCATAATAAAGGTACGTTTAAAATTCAGGGTTCACAGGCTCAACTGCTAAACAGTATTACCGGAGGATGGGTATTGCATCGCCTGAATCGTCACCCTGATCTGCTTATTCAGGGGACCTATACAAAACTGTGTATTTACCAGAAAAACAGTCAGGGGCGGTGGACCTTTTCGCATACGGTCGACGGGTTCTCAGCACCGGTTCGACAACTGGAGGAAGACGCAGATGGTACGATATGGGTGAATAAAGCACCAAACCAGGGTTTACAGCGGCTTCGTTTATCGGCCGATTTGCGACGGGTTGAAGCGACTAAGGAATATTCTGATGCAGATTTTCATGGACCAGCCGTTAATTTATGCCGTATTCAGCAACACATTGTGGTAACTTCGGAAAAGGGCTTATTGGCCTACGATGCTTCCTCAGATCGGTTTATTTCGGCTCAGTCGGTTTATCCCTGGCTTGGAGCAACGGCCCGTAAGTTATTTCCGGTGTCAGATGCAGAGTTATTTTTACTTCGTCAGGATGGAACGTTAAGCTGGACGCGCCAGGGGACGAGTCCTGTCGGTGATATTCCGGTTAAAACGAATGAGTGGGTAGAAGAGTATGAAAACATTGTTCCACTCGACACAAACTATATTGCCATTTGCCGCGAAAATGGGTTTGCTTTATTGCCCCGAAAAGAATTAGCTCAGCTTGTTGGTGGGGCGGTTCGGCGACCGGTGATCCGGTCTGTATCGGTTGTCGATGGTCCTGCCTCGAATTACATATTCCAGGGGCCAGCGCCATTGCTTTCGTTTTCGCATCGTCAGGCAAACCTGTTCATTACATTTTCCACACCGTATTATACCCGTCCGGCGAAATACAGCTACTGGCTTGAAAACAATATGGAGACCTGGTCGCCCTATCTGAGTATTCATCAGAAGGAGTTCAGTAATCTGCCGCCCGGACAATACAAATTGCACCTAAAATCAAATCTTAATGCTGAAGAAAGCACATTAGCTTTTGAGATTCGCCCTCCGTGGTATTGGACTGCCTGGAGTAAGATCGTGTATCTGTTTTTGATGGGTGGATTATTGAAGCTGTTCTACCAACTTCATCTTCGGCGGGTAGCCGTTCAGCAAAACCGGATTCGCGAAAAGCTTGAAGAAAAATTGCGCCATCAGGAAGAGCAAAGCCAACGGGAAATTATTCTGCTCCAGAAAGAACAGTTAGAACAGGGGCTGATTCAAAAATCGGAAGAACTGGCAAATTCGACGATGTCGCTTATCCAGAAAAACGAACTACTGGTGAAATTAAAAGATGAACTGGATCGGGTAAAAGCCCGGTCTGGCAATAAGCTTTCTGGTGAAGATTTCCAGCGAATCAATACGCTGATTGAGGCTAATATTTCTACGGATCAGGATTGGAAACTATTTGAAGCAAACTTTAATAAAGTACACGAACAGTTTTTAAAACACCTGATCGAAAACTACCCCGACCTCAGCCAGGGCGACCTGAAACTAGCTGCTTATCTTCGAATGAACCTATCAACCAAGGAGATTGCTCAGTTGCTGAATATAACCCATCGAAGTGTTGAATTGAAACGATACCGACTTCGTAAAAAGCTGGATATCGAAGGCGATATTAACCTTAGCGAATTTATGATTAAGTATTGA
- a CDS encoding saccharopine dehydrogenase family protein — translation MANVLIIGAGGVGSVVAHKCAMNSNIFTTIMLASRTQSKCDRIAAEIQEMHGVTIQTAQVDADVVADVVSLIQSFNPVLVINVALPYQDLPIMDACLEAGVHYMDTANYEPKDVAKFEYSWQWAYKERFEKAGLMALLGCGFDPGATQVFTAYANKHHFDRMDYLDIVDCNAGNHGKAFATNFNPEINIREITQPGRYWENGEWIEIPAMSIHKPIDYPEIGPRESYVLYHEELESLVKNFPTLKRARFWMTFGQAYLTHLEVLQNVGMTRIDPVKFNGMDIVPLEFLKAVLPAPDTLGENYTGQTSIGCQIKGVKDGADRTYYIWNNCDHAETYREVRGQAVSYTTGVPAMIGAMLILTGVWLKPGVWNCEELDPDPFIEQMNKQGLPVNDRVDVPLPHEY, via the coding sequence CAAATGTGCGATGAACAGCAATATCTTCACAACTATAATGCTTGCTAGCCGCACCCAATCGAAGTGCGACCGAATTGCAGCCGAGATTCAGGAAATGCACGGCGTAACGATCCAGACAGCACAGGTAGATGCCGATGTGGTTGCCGATGTGGTTTCGCTGATTCAGTCTTTCAATCCAGTGCTGGTTATCAACGTGGCGCTCCCCTATCAGGATCTGCCCATCATGGATGCCTGCCTCGAAGCGGGTGTGCATTACATGGATACGGCTAATTATGAGCCTAAAGATGTCGCCAAATTTGAGTACAGTTGGCAGTGGGCATATAAAGAACGGTTTGAAAAAGCGGGGTTGATGGCGCTGCTGGGATGCGGCTTCGACCCTGGTGCTACGCAGGTATTTACAGCGTATGCCAATAAACACCACTTCGACCGGATGGACTACCTGGACATCGTTGACTGCAATGCGGGCAATCATGGTAAAGCCTTTGCCACCAACTTCAATCCTGAAATAAATATTCGTGAGATTACACAGCCAGGGCGCTACTGGGAAAATGGCGAGTGGATCGAAATTCCGGCAATGAGTATCCATAAACCCATTGATTATCCCGAGATAGGTCCGCGCGAGTCGTATGTGTTGTATCACGAAGAATTGGAGTCTCTGGTCAAAAACTTCCCTACACTAAAACGGGCTCGCTTCTGGATGACGTTCGGGCAGGCTTATCTGACACATCTTGAGGTCTTGCAAAACGTCGGTATGACCCGCATCGATCCGGTGAAGTTTAACGGAATGGACATTGTACCGCTTGAATTCCTGAAAGCTGTTCTGCCCGCTCCCGACACGCTTGGCGAGAACTATACAGGTCAAACCAGCATCGGCTGTCAGATAAAGGGAGTGAAAGACGGCGCTGATCGTACTTACTACATCTGGAACAACTGCGACCATGCCGAAACCTACCGTGAAGTACGCGGTCAGGCCGTTAGCTACACAACGGGCGTTCCGGCTATGATCGGAGCCATGCTGATTCTGACGGGTGTCTGGCTGAAACCCGGTGTCTGGAACTGCGAAGAATTAGATCCGGATCCATTCATCGAGCAGATGAATAAACAAGGGCTACCAGTCAATGACCGGGTAGATGTGCCCTTGCCACACGAATACTAG